The window GTAGAGCATCACGTAGTGGACCGCGACGCTCAACAGCGCCACGCCCAGCAGGAGCGCCGAGTGCCAGACGTCGCGCACGAGCACGACGCCCAAGCTGCTCGCGATGGTCACTATCGCGAACAGCGCGAACGCGATCGTCTCGTACAGTCCCATCATTAGTGGACTCTCCCGTCGGCTGGCTTTTGAAGATTCCTCTTTCGT of the Halomicrobium salinisoli genome contains:
- a CDS encoding NADH-quinone oxidoreductase subunit J — protein: MGLYETIAFALFAIVTIASSLGVVLVRDVWHSALLLGVALLSVAVHYVMLYAEFVAAMQILVYVGGVLILVTFAVMLTRRDESVLEVAS